In a single window of the Atlantibacter hermannii genome:
- the plsC gene encoding 1-acyl-sn-glycerol-3-phosphate acyltransferase produces MLLILRIIFVVIYCIVVCILGCIWCLFSPRNPRHVATFGHMFGRLSTVFGLKVEKRLPPGAEQFGNAIYIANHQNNYDMVTAANVVIPPTVTVGKKSLLWVPFFGLLYWLTGNLLIDRDNRAKAHGTISQVVNQFKKRRISFWMFPEGTRSRGRGLMPFKTGAFHAALAAGVPIIPVCVSNTHGKIKLNRWKNGLVIVEMLPPIDTSAWQKDQVRALATHCREVMDAKIKELDREVAEREASGNI; encoded by the coding sequence ATGTTACTTATTCTTCGTATTATTTTTGTCGTGATCTACTGCATTGTTGTTTGTATTCTGGGTTGCATCTGGTGTTTGTTCAGCCCCCGCAATCCGCGCCACGTCGCTACCTTTGGTCATATGTTTGGCCGCCTTTCCACCGTATTCGGATTAAAAGTCGAAAAACGCTTACCGCCCGGCGCGGAGCAGTTCGGCAATGCCATTTATATCGCCAATCACCAGAATAATTACGACATGGTGACGGCGGCGAACGTTGTTATTCCGCCAACGGTGACCGTGGGTAAAAAAAGCCTGCTGTGGGTGCCGTTTTTTGGGCTGCTTTACTGGCTGACGGGCAACCTGCTGATTGACCGCGATAACCGCGCCAAAGCGCACGGCACCATTTCGCAGGTCGTTAATCAGTTCAAAAAACGCAGAATTTCATTCTGGATGTTTCCTGAAGGTACCCGTAGCCGTGGCCGTGGCCTGATGCCTTTCAAAACCGGCGCTTTCCACGCCGCGCTGGCGGCGGGCGTGCCTATCATCCCGGTATGCGTCTCCAATACCCATGGCAAAATCAAACTCAACCGCTGGAAAAACGGTCTGGTGATTGTGGAAATGCTGCCGCCGATTGATACCTCTGCCTGGCAGAAAGATCAGGTCCGTGCGCTGGCGACTCACTGCCGGGAAGTGATGGACGCTAAAATTAAGGAGCTGGATCGGGAAGTTGCTGAGCGCGAAGCGTCAGGGAATATTTGA
- the mdaB gene encoding modulator of drug activity B: protein MSNVLIINGAKAFAHSKGQLNDTLTDVAQSFLRDLGHDVQVTRADGDYDIQAEVQKYVWADVVIYQMPGWWMGAPWTVKKYIDDVFTEGHGTLYASDGRTRSDASKKYGSGGLMQGTKYMLSLTWNAPLDAFTDEDQFFHGVGVDGVYLPFHKANQFLGMDALPTFITNDVIKMPDVPRYIQEYREHLAAIFA, encoded by the coding sequence ATGAGCAACGTGCTTATCATCAACGGCGCGAAAGCATTCGCGCACTCTAAAGGTCAACTGAACGACACCCTGACCGACGTCGCACAAAGCTTTCTGCGCGACCTCGGACACGATGTTCAGGTTACCCGCGCCGACGGGGACTACGATATCCAGGCCGAAGTACAAAAGTACGTCTGGGCCGACGTGGTAATTTACCAGATGCCCGGCTGGTGGATGGGCGCGCCCTGGACGGTGAAAAAGTATATTGACGATGTGTTTACCGAGGGGCACGGCACGCTGTATGCCAGCGATGGTCGCACCCGCTCAGACGCCAGCAAAAAATATGGCTCCGGCGGGCTGATGCAGGGCACCAAATATATGCTGTCCCTGACCTGGAATGCGCCGCTCGACGCGTTCACCGATGAAGATCAGTTCTTCCACGGCGTGGGCGTAGATGGCGTCTACCTGCCGTTCCATAAGGCCAATCAGTTCCTTGGCATGGACGCGCTGCCAACGTTTATCACCAATGACGTGATTAAAATGCCGGACGTACCGCGTTATATTCAGGAATATCGCGAGCATCTGGCGGCGATTTTTGCTTAA
- the sufI gene encoding SufI protein: MSLSRRQFIQASGMVLCAGAAPLTAHAAGQQQPLPIPPLLESRRGQPLFLTLQRTHWSFTPGTRAQVWGVNGRYLGPTIRVWNGDDVKLIYSNRLPENVAMTVSGLQVPGPLIGGASRMMSASADWAPVLPIRQAAATLWYHANTPNRSAQQVYNGLAGMWLVEDDVSKALPVPNHYGVDDFPVIIQDKRLDNFGSPEYSEPGSGGFVGDTLLVNGAQSPYVDVSRGWVRLRLLNASNARRYLLQMSDGRPLHVISSDQGFLPAPVSVKQLSLAPGERREILIDMTNGDEVSITCGEAASIMDRLRGFFEPSSILISTLVLTLRPTGLLPLVTDSLPMRLLPNNILDGSPVRSRDIALGDDPGINGQLWDMKRLDITAQQGTWERWTVRADSPQAFHIEGVQFLIRHVNGAAPFPEDRGWKDTVWIDGQVELLVYFTQPSWEHFPFLYGSQTLEMADRGSVGQILVNPAP; this comes from the coding sequence ATGTCACTCAGTCGGCGTCAGTTTATTCAGGCATCGGGAATGGTTCTCTGTGCAGGCGCAGCGCCACTGACGGCCCATGCGGCAGGCCAACAACAGCCGCTGCCGATACCGCCGCTCCTTGAATCACGCCGCGGTCAGCCGCTGTTTCTGACGCTGCAACGCACCCACTGGTCGTTTACACCCGGCACTCGCGCGCAGGTATGGGGCGTCAATGGCCGTTATCTCGGGCCGACTATTCGCGTCTGGAACGGGGACGACGTAAAACTGATTTATAGCAACCGCCTTCCCGAAAACGTCGCCATGACCGTAAGCGGTTTACAAGTGCCAGGCCCGCTCATCGGCGGCGCATCGCGCATGATGTCCGCCAGCGCTGACTGGGCGCCGGTGCTGCCGATTCGCCAGGCGGCGGCGACCCTGTGGTATCACGCCAACACCCCTAACCGTAGCGCTCAGCAGGTTTATAACGGCCTGGCAGGCATGTGGCTGGTGGAAGATGACGTCAGCAAGGCGCTGCCTGTTCCAAATCATTACGGGGTGGATGACTTCCCGGTGATTATTCAGGACAAACGGCTGGATAACTTCGGCAGCCCGGAATACAGCGAGCCCGGCAGCGGCGGATTTGTTGGCGACACGCTGTTGGTCAACGGTGCGCAAAGCCCTTATGTGGACGTTTCCCGCGGCTGGGTGCGTTTACGCCTGCTGAATGCGTCCAACGCCCGCCGCTACCTGTTGCAGATGAGTGACGGACGTCCGCTGCATGTGATTTCCAGCGATCAGGGCTTTCTCCCTGCGCCGGTTTCGGTGAAACAACTTTCCCTGGCACCGGGCGAACGCCGTGAAATTCTGATTGATATGACCAATGGCGATGAAGTGTCGATCACCTGCGGGGAAGCGGCGAGTATCATGGACAGGCTGCGCGGCTTTTTTGAACCTTCCAGTATTCTTATCTCCACGCTGGTGCTGACATTGCGCCCGACCGGCCTGTTGCCGCTGGTCACTGACAGCTTGCCGATGCGTTTGCTGCCGAACAATATCCTCGACGGCAGCCCGGTCCGCAGCCGCGATATTGCGCTGGGCGATGACCCGGGCATTAACGGGCAATTATGGGATATGAAACGGCTTGATATCACCGCGCAACAGGGCACCTGGGAGCGCTGGACGGTACGCGCCGACTCGCCTCAGGCATTCCATATCGAAGGCGTTCAGTTCCTGATCCGCCACGTTAACGGCGCAGCGCCGTTCCCGGAAGATCGCGGCTGGAAAGATACCGTGTGGATTGACGGTCAGGTGGAACTGCTGGTGTATTTCACGCAACCGTCCTGGGAGCATTTCCCGTTCCTGTACGGCAGTCAGACGCTGGAAATGGCCGATCGCGGTTCTGTCGGGCAGATCCTGGTGAACCCGGCGCCGTAA
- a CDS encoding radical SAM superfamily protein, with amino-acid sequence MSAISLIQPDRDLFSWPQYWAACFGPAPFLPMSREEMDQLGWDSCDIILVTGDAYVDHPSFGMAICGRMLEAQGFRVGIIAQPDWNTKDDFMRLGKPNLFFGVTAGNMDSMINRYTADRKLRHDDAYTPDNVAGKRPDRATLVYTQRCKEAWKDVPVILGGIEASLRRTAHYDYWSDTVRRSVLVDSKADMLIFGNGERPLVEVAHRLAQGEPVSNIRDVRNTAIMVKEALPGWSGVDSRIIDMPG; translated from the coding sequence ATGAGCGCTATAAGTCTGATCCAACCCGATCGCGACCTTTTCTCCTGGCCCCAGTATTGGGCCGCCTGTTTCGGCCCGGCGCCGTTCCTGCCGATGTCCCGTGAGGAAATGGATCAACTTGGCTGGGATAGCTGCGACATCATTCTGGTTACCGGGGATGCTTACGTCGATCACCCAAGTTTCGGGATGGCGATTTGCGGAAGGATGCTGGAAGCGCAGGGTTTCCGCGTCGGCATCATCGCCCAACCGGACTGGAACACCAAAGACGACTTTATGCGTTTGGGCAAACCGAACCTGTTCTTTGGCGTTACCGCGGGCAATATGGATTCGATGATCAACCGCTATACCGCCGATCGCAAGTTGCGTCATGACGATGCCTATACGCCGGATAACGTGGCGGGAAAACGCCCGGATCGCGCCACGCTGGTTTATACCCAGCGCTGTAAAGAGGCCTGGAAAGATGTGCCGGTGATCCTGGGCGGCATCGAGGCCAGCCTGCGCCGCACCGCGCATTATGATTACTGGTCTGATACCGTGCGCCGTTCCGTGCTGGTGGATTCCAAAGCCGACATGCTGATCTTTGGCAACGGTGAGCGCCCGCTGGTGGAAGTGGCGCACCGTCTGGCGCAGGGCGAACCGGTTAGCAATATCCGCGACGTACGCAACACGGCGATTATGGTGAAAGAGGCGCTGCCAGGCTGGAGCGGCGTGGATTCCCGCATCATTGATATGCCGGGGTAA
- the ybhI gene encoding sodium:sulfate symporter, with translation MGTPSSRAVNWLKLITILIPAAFLWQLTPPDGLTLPAWHSAVIFVTTIICIVANVLPIGAVGIIGITVFALVRAAGDEKASGAIATALSELNSSLIWLIVVAFMIARGFIKTGLGRRIALQMIRLLGKRTLGLAWGLAVADLILSPAMPSNTARCGGVIYPIADALSRSFDSRPEDASRSKIGTFLIACIGNVNDVTAALFMTGYTGNLLAVKLAANAGVTITWGGWFVAALLPCLVSLIVVPLLVYALVRPTITHTPDAPKLAMSELEKMGPIGKGEWLMMVTIVLLLVLWIFGDALGVDPTTASFVGLSVLLLSGVLTWEDVKSEKGAWDTLIWFAALLMMANQLKKLGFTTWFGNLIGETLGTYLQGTSWIVVLLLLNAAYFYTHYFFASGNAQIAALYAVFLGVGSHLGLPVVPLAFMLAFSSSLYCSLTQYTHARGPILFGAGYVPTGIWWRTGFVVSLVNQAIFMSVGLAWWKVLGLY, from the coding sequence GTGGGAACCCCTTCTTCCAGGGCCGTTAACTGGCTCAAACTCATTACGATCCTGATACCGGCTGCCTTTCTGTGGCAACTCACCCCACCCGACGGATTAACCCTGCCCGCCTGGCACAGCGCGGTGATTTTCGTGACCACCATTATCTGTATCGTCGCGAACGTGCTGCCGATCGGCGCAGTCGGGATTATCGGCATTACCGTGTTTGCCCTGGTGCGCGCCGCGGGCGATGAGAAAGCCAGCGGTGCCATCGCCACGGCGCTTAGCGAACTTAACAGCTCGCTGATCTGGCTGATCGTCGTGGCGTTTATGATCGCCCGTGGTTTTATCAAAACAGGCCTGGGGCGGCGTATTGCGTTGCAGATGATCCGCCTGCTGGGCAAGCGGACCCTTGGTCTGGCCTGGGGTCTGGCGGTGGCCGATTTGATTCTTTCTCCCGCCATGCCCAGTAATACCGCACGTTGTGGCGGCGTTATCTATCCCATCGCCGATGCGCTTTCCCGCAGCTTCGACTCCCGGCCGGAAGACGCCTCGCGCAGCAAGATCGGCACGTTTCTGATCGCCTGCATCGGCAACGTGAATGACGTGACTGCCGCGCTGTTTATGACCGGCTATACCGGCAATCTGTTAGCGGTGAAGCTGGCGGCGAATGCGGGCGTCACCATTACCTGGGGCGGCTGGTTTGTGGCGGCGTTACTGCCGTGTTTGGTGTCACTGATCGTGGTGCCCTTGCTGGTGTATGCGCTTGTGCGCCCGACCATCACCCACACTCCGGACGCGCCGAAACTGGCAATGAGCGAACTGGAAAAAATGGGGCCCATTGGCAAAGGCGAATGGCTGATGATGGTCACCATCGTGTTACTGCTGGTGCTATGGATTTTTGGGGATGCGCTGGGTGTTGATCCCACCACCGCCTCGTTTGTTGGGCTGTCGGTACTGTTACTCAGCGGCGTGTTAACCTGGGAAGACGTCAAAAGCGAGAAAGGCGCCTGGGATACGCTCATCTGGTTCGCCGCATTGCTGATGATGGCCAACCAGCTCAAAAAACTCGGTTTCACGACGTGGTTTGGCAATCTTATTGGTGAAACGCTGGGCACGTACCTTCAGGGAACCAGCTGGATCGTGGTGCTTTTGCTGCTTAACGCCGCTTATTTTTATACGCATTACTTCTTCGCCAGCGGCAACGCCCAGATCGCCGCGCTGTATGCCGTGTTTCTTGGTGTCGGCAGCCATCTCGGCCTGCCGGTTGTGCCGCTTGCGTTTATGCTGGCGTTCAGCAGCAGCCTCTACTGTTCATTAACGCAATACACCCACGCCCGTGGCCCGATCCTGTTCGGCGCAGGCTATGTACCGACCGGCATCTGGTGGCGTACCGGGTTTGTGGTGAGCCTGGTGAATCAGGCGATTTTTATGAGCGTTGGGTTAGCGTGGTGGAAGGTGCTGGGGCTGTATTAA
- the parC gene encoding topoisomerase IV subunit A, whose protein sequence is MSDMTQDGAERLALHEFTENAYLNYSMYVIMDRALPFIGDGLKPVQRRIVYAMSELGLNASAKFKKSARTVGDVLGKYHPHGDSACYEAMVLMAQPFSYRYPLVDGQGNWGAPDDPKSFAAMRYTESRLSKYAELLLSELGQGTVDFVPNFDGTLDEPKMLPARLPNILLNGTTGIAVGMATDIPPHNLREVAKATISLIDNPKTTLDELLDIVHGPDYPTEAEIITPREEIRKIYQSGRGSVRMRAVWKKEDGAVVITALPHQVSGARVLEQIAAQMRNKKLPMVDDLRDESDHENPTRLVIVPRSNRVDMEQVMNHLFATTDLEKSYRVNLNMIGLDNRPAVKNLLEILTEWLAYRRDTVRRRLNYRLEKVLKRLHILQGLLVAFLNIDEVIHIIRSEDEPKPVLMARFELTETQAEAILELKLRHLAKLEEMKIRGEQDALEKERDQIQGILASERKMNTLLKKELQADADAYGDERRSPLHERSEAKAMSEHDMLPSEPITIVLSQMGWVRSAKGHDIDAQGLSYKAGDSWLASAKGKSNQPVVFIDSTGRSYAIDPITLPSARGQGEPITGKLTLPPGAVVEQMLMANEDQKLLMASDSGYGFVCTFNDLVARNRAGKAVITLPENAHVLPPLEIASEQDLLLAITAAGRMLMFPVSDLPQLSKGKGNKIISIPAAEAAKGDDKLAHLMLLPPQSTLTFHVGKRKIKMRPEELQKVHGERGRRGTLMRGLQRIDRIDVDSPLRPDAAGSEA, encoded by the coding sequence ATGAGCGATATGACTCAGGATGGTGCAGAGCGTCTTGCGCTGCATGAGTTCACGGAAAACGCCTATCTGAACTACTCCATGTACGTCATCATGGACAGGGCGTTACCTTTTATCGGCGACGGTTTAAAACCCGTACAGCGCCGCATCGTGTATGCGATGTCTGAGCTGGGCCTGAATGCCAGCGCTAAGTTTAAGAAATCGGCCCGTACCGTGGGCGACGTGTTGGGTAAGTACCATCCGCACGGCGACAGCGCCTGCTATGAAGCGATGGTGCTGATGGCGCAGCCGTTCTCCTACCGTTATCCGCTGGTGGATGGCCAGGGAAACTGGGGCGCGCCTGACGATCCGAAATCCTTCGCGGCGATGCGTTATACGGAATCGCGCCTGTCGAAATACGCTGAACTGCTGCTGAGCGAACTGGGCCAGGGCACCGTGGATTTCGTGCCTAACTTTGACGGCACTTTAGACGAGCCGAAAATGCTGCCGGCGCGCTTGCCCAATATTCTGCTGAACGGCACCACCGGCATCGCGGTGGGGATGGCGACTGACATTCCGCCGCACAACCTGCGGGAAGTGGCGAAAGCGACCATCAGCCTGATCGATAACCCGAAAACCACGCTGGACGAACTGCTGGACATCGTTCACGGGCCGGATTACCCGACCGAGGCGGAAATCATTACCCCGCGTGAAGAAATCCGCAAAATTTACCAGAGCGGGCGCGGCTCCGTACGCATGCGCGCCGTCTGGAAAAAAGAGGACGGCGCGGTGGTGATCACGGCGCTGCCGCATCAGGTATCCGGCGCGCGTGTGCTCGAGCAGATTGCGGCACAAATGCGCAATAAAAAGCTGCCGATGGTGGACGATTTACGCGACGAGTCGGACCATGAAAACCCGACGCGTCTGGTGATTGTGCCGCGCTCCAACCGTGTGGATATGGAGCAGGTGATGAACCACCTGTTCGCCACCACCGATCTGGAAAAAAGCTACCGCGTTAACCTGAATATGATTGGTCTGGATAACCGTCCGGCGGTGAAAAACCTGCTGGAGATCCTGACCGAATGGCTGGCGTACCGTCGCGATACCGTGCGTCGCCGCCTGAACTATCGTCTGGAGAAAGTGCTTAAGCGCCTGCATATCCTGCAAGGTTTGCTGGTGGCGTTTCTCAACATCGACGAAGTTATCCATATTATTCGCAGCGAAGATGAGCCGAAGCCGGTACTGATGGCCCGCTTCGAGCTGACCGAAACGCAGGCCGAAGCCATCCTTGAACTCAAACTGCGCCATCTGGCGAAGCTTGAAGAGATGAAGATTCGCGGCGAGCAAGATGCGCTGGAAAAAGAGCGCGATCAGATCCAGGGCATTCTGGCTTCCGAACGCAAAATGAATACCCTGTTGAAGAAAGAGCTACAGGCCGATGCCGATGCCTATGGCGATGAGCGCCGTTCGCCGCTGCATGAGCGTAGCGAAGCCAAAGCCATGAGCGAGCACGACATGCTGCCCTCAGAGCCCATCACCATTGTGCTGTCGCAGATGGGCTGGGTGCGCAGCGCCAAAGGCCATGATATCGACGCTCAGGGCCTGAGTTACAAAGCGGGCGATAGCTGGCTGGCTTCTGCGAAGGGCAAGAGCAACCAGCCGGTGGTATTTATTGATTCCACCGGGCGCAGCTACGCCATTGACCCAATCACGCTGCCGTCGGCGCGTGGGCAGGGCGAGCCGATTACCGGTAAGCTCACGCTGCCGCCTGGCGCGGTGGTGGAGCAAATGCTGATGGCGAATGAAGATCAGAAGCTGCTGATGGCGTCTGATTCCGGCTACGGTTTTGTCTGCACCTTTAATGATTTGGTTGCCCGCAACCGGGCAGGCAAAGCGGTGATTACGCTTCCGGAAAACGCCCATGTGCTGCCGCCCCTTGAAATCGCCAGCGAGCAGGATCTGTTGCTGGCCATCACTGCCGCAGGCCGCATGCTGATGTTCCCGGTGTCTGACCTGCCGCAGCTTTCCAAAGGGAAGGGGAATAAAATTATCTCCATTCCGGCGGCTGAAGCGGCGAAAGGCGATGATAAGCTGGCGCACCTGATGTTATTGCCGCCGCAAAGCACGCTGACCTTCCATGTCGGCAAGCGTAAAATCAAAATGCGTCCGGAAGAGCTGCAAAAAGTGCATGGCGAACGCGGTCGTCGCGGTACGCTGATGCGCGGTCTGCAACGCATCGATCGCATTGATGTTGATTCGCCGCTGCGCCCGGACGCCGCAGGCAGCGAAGCGTAA
- the yqhD gene encoding putative alcohol dehydrogenase, whose amino-acid sequence MNNFDLHTPTRILFGKNSIAQLRAQIPQDSRVMITYGGGSVKKTGVLDQVHEALKGLDVLEFGGIEPNPSYETLMKAVEVARKENVTLLLAVGGGSVLDGTKFIAAAAHYPDGVDPWEILQTSGSKITRAIPMGSVLTLPATGSESNKGAVISRRATGDKQAFHSPFVQPVFAVLDPVYTYTLPPRQVANGVVDAFVHTVEQYITYPVNAKVQDRFAEGILLTLVEDGPKALSEPENYDVRANMMWAATMALNGLIGAGVPQDWATHMLGHELTAMHGLDHAQTLAVVLPSLLNIKRNEKRAKLLQYAERVWNITEGSEDARIDAAIAATRHFFEQMGVPTTLSGYGLDGSSIPGLLAKLEEHGMTKLGEHKDITLDVSRKIYEAAR is encoded by the coding sequence CCGAATCCTGTTTGGTAAAAATTCTATTGCGCAGTTACGGGCGCAAATTCCGCAAGACAGCCGCGTGATGATTACCTATGGCGGCGGCAGCGTGAAGAAAACCGGCGTGCTGGATCAGGTGCATGAAGCGTTAAAAGGTCTGGACGTGCTGGAATTCGGCGGCATTGAGCCAAATCCGTCTTACGAAACGCTGATGAAAGCGGTGGAAGTGGCGCGTAAAGAGAATGTCACGCTCCTGCTGGCGGTTGGCGGCGGCTCGGTGCTGGATGGCACGAAATTTATCGCTGCGGCAGCGCACTACCCGGACGGCGTCGATCCGTGGGAGATCCTGCAAACGTCCGGCAGCAAAATCACCAGAGCCATTCCGATGGGCTCCGTATTGACGCTGCCTGCGACCGGTTCTGAATCCAACAAAGGCGCCGTCATTTCCCGTCGCGCCACCGGCGACAAGCAAGCTTTCCACTCCCCGTTTGTGCAGCCGGTTTTCGCGGTGCTCGATCCGGTCTACACCTACACCCTGCCGCCGCGCCAGGTTGCCAACGGCGTAGTGGATGCTTTCGTTCATACCGTTGAGCAGTACATCACTTACCCGGTGAACGCCAAGGTCCAGGACCGTTTTGCAGAGGGCATCCTGCTGACGCTGGTGGAAGACGGCCCGAAAGCGCTCTCTGAACCGGAAAATTATGATGTGCGCGCTAACATGATGTGGGCGGCGACCATGGCGCTGAACGGTTTGATTGGCGCAGGCGTGCCGCAGGACTGGGCAACCCATATGCTGGGCCACGAACTGACCGCCATGCACGGCCTCGACCATGCGCAAACGCTGGCCGTGGTTCTGCCGTCGCTGCTGAACATCAAACGCAACGAGAAACGCGCCAAACTGCTGCAGTACGCTGAACGCGTCTGGAACATTACCGAAGGCAGCGAAGACGCGCGCATCGACGCCGCAATCGCCGCAACCCGTCATTTCTTCGAACAGATGGGCGTACCGACTACCCTATCCGGCTACGGTCTCGACGGCAGCTCTATTCCCGGTTTGCTGGCCAAACTGGAAGAACACGGCATGACCAAACTCGGCGAGCATAAAGACATTACCCTCGATGTGAGCCGTAAAATTTACGAAGCGGCGCGCTAA
- a CDS encoding radical SAM superfamily protein, whose product MVVPKGDKQRRLHKALLRYHDPANWPLIRQALEAMGKKHLIGSRRDCLVPAPTLDEMREARRQNRYTRPALTKHTPVEHQRQTPAENPRRSGKKNAPAKTRQR is encoded by the coding sequence GTGGTGGTGCCGAAAGGGGATAAACAGCGTCGTCTGCATAAAGCGCTGTTGCGCTATCACGATCCGGCCAACTGGCCGCTGATCCGCCAGGCGCTGGAAGCGATGGGTAAAAAGCACCTGATTGGTTCACGTCGTGATTGCCTGGTGCCTGCGCCGACGCTGGATGAGATGCGTGAAGCGCGTCGCCAGAACCGCTATACGCGCCCGGCGTTAACGAAGCATACGCCGGTGGAGCATCAGCGCCAGACGCCTGCTGAGAATCCGCGTCGCAGCGGGAAGAAGAACGCGCCTGCGAAGACGCGGCAACGATAA
- a CDS encoding radical SAM superfamily protein, with translation MICRGKIDPIPHPYGEDLPCADNKPVEPKKAEAKAVVVQPPRPKPWEKTYVLLPSFEKVKGDKVLYAHASRILHHETNPGCARALMQKHGERYIWINPPAIPLSTEEMDSVFALPYKRVPHPAYGNSRIPAYEMIRFSINIMRGCFGGCSFCSITEHEGRIIQSRSEDSIVNEIEAIRDTVPGFTGVISDLGGPTANMYMLRCKSPRAEQTCRRLSCVYPDICQHMDTNHEPTINLYRRARDLKGIKKILIASGVRYDIAVEDPRYIKELATHHVGGYLKIAPEHTEEGPLSKMMKPGMGSYDRFKELFDTYSKQAGKEQYLIPYFISAHPGTRDEDMVNLALWLKQRRFRLDQVQNFYPSPLANSTTMYYTGKNPLGKIGLQE, from the coding sequence TTGATATGCCGGGGTAAAATCGATCCGATACCGCACCCGTATGGCGAAGATCTGCCGTGCGCGGATAACAAACCCGTTGAGCCGAAAAAAGCCGAAGCCAAAGCCGTTGTGGTTCAGCCACCGCGTCCGAAGCCGTGGGAAAAGACCTACGTGCTGCTGCCTTCCTTTGAAAAGGTCAAAGGCGACAAAGTGCTTTACGCCCATGCTTCGCGTATTTTGCACCATGAAACCAACCCGGGCTGCGCACGCGCACTGATGCAAAAACACGGCGAGCGCTATATCTGGATCAACCCGCCGGCAATCCCCCTGTCGACTGAAGAGATGGACAGCGTTTTTGCGCTGCCTTACAAGCGCGTCCCGCATCCGGCGTACGGTAACAGCCGCATTCCGGCCTACGAGATGATCCGCTTTTCCATCAACATTATGCGTGGCTGCTTCGGCGGGTGCTCATTCTGTTCGATTACCGAACATGAAGGGCGGATTATTCAGAGTCGTTCTGAAGATTCCATCGTTAACGAAATCGAAGCGATCCGTGACACGGTTCCCGGCTTTACTGGCGTCATCTCCGATCTGGGTGGGCCAACCGCCAATATGTATATGCTGCGCTGCAAGTCGCCGCGTGCAGAGCAAACCTGCCGTCGCCTGTCGTGCGTTTATCCCGACATTTGCCAGCATATGGATACCAACCACGAACCGACCATCAATCTTTATCGCCGCGCGCGCGACCTGAAAGGCATCAAGAAGATCCTGATCGCCTCCGGTGTGCGTTACGACATTGCGGTGGAAGATCCGCGTTACATCAAAGAGCTGGCGACGCACCACGTTGGCGGCTATCTGAAGATTGCGCCGGAGCACACCGAAGAAGGCCCGCTGTCGAAAATGATGAAGCCGGGTATGGGCAGCTACGATCGCTTTAAAGAACTGTTCGACACCTACTCGAAGCAGGCCGGTAAAGAGCAGTACTTAATTCCGTACTTTATCTCCGCACATCCCGGTACGCGTGATGAAGACATGGTGAACCTGGCGCTGTGGCTGAAACAGCGTCGCTTCCGTCTGGATCAGGTGCAGAACTTCTATCCGTCGCCGCTCGCCAACTCAACGACCATGTATTACACCGGCAAAAACCCGCTGGGCAAAATTGGGCTACAAGAGTGA
- the dkgA_1 gene encoding 2,5-diketo-D-gluconic acid reductase A: MANQTVIKLQDGNVMPQLGLGVWKAGNDEVVQAIHKALEVGYRSIDTAAAYKNEEGVGKAIQSAGIPRDELFITTKLWNDDQQRPQQALEESLEKLKLDHVDLYLMHWPVPAIDHYVDAWKGMIELQKQGLAKSIGVCNFQINHLQRLIDETGVTPVINQIELHPLLQQRQLHAWNATHKIQTGILESAGSGRRRRF; encoded by the coding sequence ATGGCAAATCAGACCGTAATTAAGCTTCAGGACGGTAATGTTATGCCACAGCTTGGCCTCGGCGTGTGGAAGGCGGGGAACGATGAAGTCGTTCAAGCCATTCATAAAGCGCTGGAGGTAGGGTATCGCTCCATCGATACCGCTGCGGCATACAAAAACGAAGAAGGCGTAGGGAAAGCCATCCAGAGTGCAGGCATTCCGCGTGATGAGCTGTTTATCACCACCAAGCTGTGGAATGACGATCAGCAACGCCCTCAGCAGGCGCTGGAAGAGAGTCTTGAGAAGCTTAAGCTCGATCATGTCGATCTTTATCTGATGCACTGGCCGGTCCCGGCTATCGACCACTATGTTGATGCATGGAAAGGCATGATTGAACTGCAAAAGCAGGGCCTCGCTAAAAGCATTGGGGTGTGTAATTTCCAGATTAACCACCTGCAACGGCTGATTGATGAAACGGGCGTTACGCCGGTGATTAACCAGATCGAACTGCATCCTCTTCTGCAACAGCGCCAGCTGCATGCCTGGAACGCGACGCATAAGATCCAGACCGGAATCCTGGAGTCCGCTGGCTCAGGGCGGCGACGGCGTTTTTGA